In the Leptotrichia sp. oral taxon 847 genome, one interval contains:
- the lacG gene encoding 6-phospho-beta-galactosidase — MSKKLPEDFIFGGATAAYQAEGAIKIDGKGPVAWDKFLEENYWYTAEPASDFYHQYPVDLKLCEEFDINGIRISIAWSRIFPNGYGEVNPKGVEFYHKLFAECKKRKVEPFVTLHHFDTPEVLHSNGDFLNRENIEHFVNYAKFCFEEFSEVNYWTTFNEIGPIGEGQYLVGKFPPGIKYDFEKLFQSHHNMVLAHAKAVNLFKKNGYHGEIGMVCALPTKYPYDPNNPKDVKAAELDDIIHNKFILDATFNGEYSKNTMEGVNHILQVNGGKLDLREEDFEILKAAKDLNDFLGINYYMSDWMAEYDGETEIIHNATGNKGSSKYQIKGVGQRKANESIPRTDWDWIIYPKGLYDQIFRVKKDYPNYKKIYITENGLGYKDVFEDNTVYDDARIDYIRQHLEVISDAIRDGANVKGYFLWSLMDVFSWSNGYEKRYGLFYVDFETQKRYPKKSAYWYKKVAETKEIE, encoded by the coding sequence ATGTCAAAAAAATTACCAGAAGATTTTATTTTTGGAGGAGCAACAGCGGCATATCAGGCTGAAGGTGCAATCAAAATTGATGGGAAGGGACCAGTTGCATGGGATAAATTTTTAGAAGAAAACTATTGGTATACAGCAGAACCTGCGAGTGATTTTTATCATCAATATCCAGTTGATTTGAAACTTTGCGAAGAATTCGATATAAATGGAATAAGAATTTCAATAGCATGGTCAAGAATTTTTCCAAATGGCTATGGAGAAGTAAATCCAAAAGGAGTAGAATTTTATCATAAATTATTTGCAGAATGTAAAAAAAGAAAAGTAGAACCTTTTGTAACTCTTCACCATTTTGATACACCAGAAGTTTTGCACTCCAACGGAGATTTTTTAAATCGTGAAAATATAGAGCACTTTGTAAATTATGCGAAATTCTGTTTTGAAGAATTTAGTGAAGTAAACTATTGGACAACATTTAATGAAATAGGACCTATTGGAGAAGGACAATATCTTGTTGGGAAATTTCCTCCAGGAATAAAATATGATTTTGAAAAATTATTTCAATCACACCACAATATGGTTTTAGCACATGCAAAAGCAGTTAATTTATTTAAGAAAAATGGCTATCACGGAGAAATAGGCATGGTCTGTGCATTACCAACAAAATATCCCTATGATCCAAATAATCCAAAAGATGTGAAAGCGGCAGAACTAGACGACATTATTCATAATAAATTTATTTTGGATGCTACTTTTAATGGTGAATATTCAAAGAATACAATGGAAGGTGTAAATCATATTTTGCAAGTTAATGGCGGAAAATTAGATTTAAGAGAAGAAGACTTTGAAATATTAAAAGCTGCAAAAGATTTGAATGATTTTCTTGGAATAAATTATTATATGAGTGACTGGATGGCTGAATATGATGGTGAAACTGAAATTATTCATAACGCTACTGGAAATAAGGGAAGTTCCAAATATCAGATAAAAGGCGTGGGACAAAGAAAAGCCAATGAAAGTATCCCAAGAACTGACTGGGATTGGATAATTTATCCAAAAGGACTTTACGATCAAATTTTTAGAGTTAAAAAAGATTATCCAAACTATAAAAAAATCTATATCACTGAAAATGGTTTAGGATATAAAGACGTTTTTGAAGACAATACAGTTTATGATGATGCTAGAATTGACTACATAAGACAACATCTGGAAGTAATTTCAGACGCTATAAGAGATGGAGCTAATGTAAAAGGATATTTCTTATGGTCGTTAATGGATGTATTTTCTTGGTCTAATGGCTATGAAAAGAGATATGGATTATTCTATGTTGACTTTGAAACACAAAAACGTTATCCGAAGAAAAGTGCTTATTGGTATAAAAAGGTAGCGGAAACAAAAGAAATTGAATAA